In Panicum virgatum strain AP13 chromosome 4N, P.virgatum_v5, whole genome shotgun sequence, a single window of DNA contains:
- the LOC120668504 gene encoding two-component response regulator ORR24-like isoform X1, translating into MDAGKFPAGMRVLAVDDDRVSLMILEKQLKHCNYNVTTVTDAKTALDMLRERKDVDQFDLVISDVVMPDIDGFKLLELIGLEMDIPVIMLSANDETETVMKGINHGACDYLVKPVCLEQLRGIWTHVVRNSKCDPRNTISGGNDVSGQKIQSGDVDKGEKDGENHTRKYSKKKKKDIDCADEDKENGLSTQKRQRVQWPGELHRKFVEAVNQIGMDRAVPKKILEVMNVDSLTRENVASHLQKYRIFLRKLSEGKLKKSSPFADGPKAWHSDWVPANSNMNVAESSEHYPELGRYQSAPSLVTSPRSSNLFASMNSPSVLGAHSFLPTQSVQLGSSQRNACIPRRDTDLAGHGVNLSGASQCFPSGPGSSFANIPNGVVFNTSKPLSLGISGSSFANISSDSPPLASSMRFPSPLSGSCYASILRGKILGANRGIPFDDIADGEIQAPSIHLPLHSSELVNQSPDQIQSSFAGLFNQVAREGHQFAGPSNSWKAAVPSRFPDLSHNVGMSKDPSQGNIVKINQLSRLAASSGQISIFGNLYQNQIAGTIGKTAPALSFSEQVAPLNFGSNTHYTAMPIGNSDLGSSSSTRPSLPNLQIDNSGMPTQILNGEDAIGNHPEGGTINQQAVDDQVINNNEFLVGSSEVQNGASGDLDEFFADMVDEQNFINNGDAFPCGDWNFAP; encoded by the exons ATGGACGCGGGCAAGTTCCCAGCGGGGATGCgcgtgctcgccgtcgacgacgacCGCGTCTCCCTCATGATCCTAGAGAAACAGCTGAAGCATTGTAACTACAACG TGACAACGGTGACGGACGCGAAGACGGCGCTGGACATGCTCAGGGAGAGGAAGGACGTGGACCAGTTCGACCTGGTGATCAGTGACGTCGTCATGCCTGACATTGATGGCTTCAAACTCCTTGAGCTCATCGGCCTGGAGATGGATATCCCAGTCATCA TGCTATCTGCGAATGATGAGACAGAGACCGTGATGAAGGGGATAAATCATGGTGCTTGCGACTATTTGGTAAAGCCAGTGTGCCTTGAACAACTTAGGGGCATTTGGACACATGTGGTGAGGAATAGTAAGTGTGATCCAAGGAACACCATCAGCGGTGGCAATGATGTTTCTGGTCAGAAGATACAATCTGGGGATGTTGATAAGGGTGAGAAGGATGGTGAAAACCACACCAGGAAGTattcaaagaagaagaaaaaggatatAGATTGTGCTGATGAGGACAAGGAGAACGGGTTATCCACCCAGAAGAGGCAAAGGGTCCAGTGGCCTGGTGAACTACACCGCAAGTTTGTAGAAGCTGTCAATCAGATTGGCATGGACA GGGCTGTTCCAAAGAAAATATTGGAAGTCATGAATGTGGACAGCCTCACTAGAGAGAATGTCGCAAGTCATCTTCAG AAGTACCGCATCTTCCTGAGAAAGCTCAGTGAGGGCAAACTCAAGAAATCTAGTCCATTTGCTGATGGACCCAAAGCATGGCACAGCGACTGGGTGCCTGCTAATAGCAATATGAACGTAGCCGAAAGTTCTGAGCATTATCCAGAACTTGGTAGATACCAGTCAGCCCCATCCTTAGTTACCTCTCCAAGATCAAGCAACCTTTTTGCAAGCATGAATTCACCATCTGTGCTCGGAGCACACTCTTTTCTGCCTACTCAGTCAGTTCAGCTCGGGAGCTCGCAGAGAAACGCTTGCATTCCTCGGCGGGACACGGATCTGGCTGGTCATGGTGTCAACCTGTCAGGTGCCAGCCAATGCTTCCCTTCCGGTCCTGGTAGCTCCTTTGCAAATATACCAAATGGTGTGGTGTTCAACACAAGCAAACCTCTCTCTCTTGGTATTTCTGGCAGTTCATTTGCAAATATCTCAAGTGACAGCCCACCATTGGCCTCGAGCATGCGCTTTCCTTCACCTCTTTCTGGCAGCTGCTATGCGAGCATATTGCGTGGCAAGATTCTGGGGGCAAATAGAGGTATTCCTTTTGATGACATAGCAGATGGTGAGATTCAGGCTCCTTCCATACATTTACCATTGCACTCTTCTGAGTTGGTGAATCAGTCCCCGGATCAGATTCAATCATCTTTTGCTGGCCTATTCAACCAAGTTGCCAGGGAGGGTCACCAATTTGCAGGACCTAGCAACTCCTGGAAAGCTGCTGTGCCGTCAAGGTTTCCTGATCTTAGTCACAACGTTGGAATGTCTAAAGATCCATCACAGGGGAACATCGTCAAGATCAACCAGTTGTCAAGACTTGCAGCCTCCTCTGGACAGATTTCAATCTTTGGAAATTTGTATCAGAACCAAATTGCAGGGACCATAGGTAAAACTGCACCTGCATTAAGTTTCAGTGAGCAGGTGGCACCATTGAACTTTGGAAGCAACACACATTATACAGCGATGCCGATTGGTAACTCTGATCTAGGAAGTTCTTCAAGCACCAGACCTTCATTGCCTAACCTTCAGATAGACAATTCCGGCATGCCAACCCAGATACTGAATGGTGAGGATGCAATTGGCAACCACCCTGAAGGTGGTACCATTAATCAGCAAGCTGTTGACGATCAAGTGATTAACAACAATGAGTTTCTTGTTGGATCAAGTGAGGTGCAGAATGGAGCAAGTGGTGACCTGGATGAATTTTTTGCTGACATGGTTGATGAA CAGAATTTCATCAACAATGGTGATGCTTTCCCCTGTGGGGACTGGAACTTTGCCCCTTGA
- the LOC120668504 gene encoding two-component response regulator ORR24-like isoform X2, translating into MDAGKFPAGMRVLAVDDDRVSLMILEKQLKHCNYNVTTVTDAKTALDMLRERKDVDQFDLVISDVVMPDIDGFKLLELIGLEMDIPVIMLSANDETETVMKGINHGACDYLVKPVCLEQLRGIWTHVVRNSKCDPRNTISGGNDVSGQKIQSGDVDKGEKDGENHTRKYSKKKKKDIDCADEDKENGLSTQKRQRVQWPGELHRKFVEAVNQIGMDRAVPKKILEVMNVDSLTRENVASHLQKYRIFLRKLSEGKLKKSSPFADGPKAWHSDWVPANSNMNVAESSEHYPELGRYQSAPSLVTSPRSSNLFASMNSPSVLGAHSFLPTQSVQLGSSQRNACIPRRDTDLAGHGVNLSGASQCFPSGPGSSFANIPNGVVFNTSKPLSLGISGSSFANISSDSPPLASSMRFPSPLSGSCYASILRGKILGANRGIPFDDIADGEIQAPSIHLPLHSSELVNQSPDQIQSSFAGLFNQVAREGHQFAGPSNSWKAAVPSRFPDLSHNVGMSKDPSQGNIVKINQLSRLAASSGQISIFGNLYQNQIAGTIGKTAPALSFSEQVAPLNFGSNTHYTAMPIGNSDLGSSSSTRPSLPNLQIDNSGMPTQILNGEDAIGNHPEGGTINQQAVDDQVINNNEFLVGSSEVQNGASGDLDEFFADMVDENFINNGDAFPCGDWNFAP; encoded by the exons ATGGACGCGGGCAAGTTCCCAGCGGGGATGCgcgtgctcgccgtcgacgacgacCGCGTCTCCCTCATGATCCTAGAGAAACAGCTGAAGCATTGTAACTACAACG TGACAACGGTGACGGACGCGAAGACGGCGCTGGACATGCTCAGGGAGAGGAAGGACGTGGACCAGTTCGACCTGGTGATCAGTGACGTCGTCATGCCTGACATTGATGGCTTCAAACTCCTTGAGCTCATCGGCCTGGAGATGGATATCCCAGTCATCA TGCTATCTGCGAATGATGAGACAGAGACCGTGATGAAGGGGATAAATCATGGTGCTTGCGACTATTTGGTAAAGCCAGTGTGCCTTGAACAACTTAGGGGCATTTGGACACATGTGGTGAGGAATAGTAAGTGTGATCCAAGGAACACCATCAGCGGTGGCAATGATGTTTCTGGTCAGAAGATACAATCTGGGGATGTTGATAAGGGTGAGAAGGATGGTGAAAACCACACCAGGAAGTattcaaagaagaagaaaaaggatatAGATTGTGCTGATGAGGACAAGGAGAACGGGTTATCCACCCAGAAGAGGCAAAGGGTCCAGTGGCCTGGTGAACTACACCGCAAGTTTGTAGAAGCTGTCAATCAGATTGGCATGGACA GGGCTGTTCCAAAGAAAATATTGGAAGTCATGAATGTGGACAGCCTCACTAGAGAGAATGTCGCAAGTCATCTTCAG AAGTACCGCATCTTCCTGAGAAAGCTCAGTGAGGGCAAACTCAAGAAATCTAGTCCATTTGCTGATGGACCCAAAGCATGGCACAGCGACTGGGTGCCTGCTAATAGCAATATGAACGTAGCCGAAAGTTCTGAGCATTATCCAGAACTTGGTAGATACCAGTCAGCCCCATCCTTAGTTACCTCTCCAAGATCAAGCAACCTTTTTGCAAGCATGAATTCACCATCTGTGCTCGGAGCACACTCTTTTCTGCCTACTCAGTCAGTTCAGCTCGGGAGCTCGCAGAGAAACGCTTGCATTCCTCGGCGGGACACGGATCTGGCTGGTCATGGTGTCAACCTGTCAGGTGCCAGCCAATGCTTCCCTTCCGGTCCTGGTAGCTCCTTTGCAAATATACCAAATGGTGTGGTGTTCAACACAAGCAAACCTCTCTCTCTTGGTATTTCTGGCAGTTCATTTGCAAATATCTCAAGTGACAGCCCACCATTGGCCTCGAGCATGCGCTTTCCTTCACCTCTTTCTGGCAGCTGCTATGCGAGCATATTGCGTGGCAAGATTCTGGGGGCAAATAGAGGTATTCCTTTTGATGACATAGCAGATGGTGAGATTCAGGCTCCTTCCATACATTTACCATTGCACTCTTCTGAGTTGGTGAATCAGTCCCCGGATCAGATTCAATCATCTTTTGCTGGCCTATTCAACCAAGTTGCCAGGGAGGGTCACCAATTTGCAGGACCTAGCAACTCCTGGAAAGCTGCTGTGCCGTCAAGGTTTCCTGATCTTAGTCACAACGTTGGAATGTCTAAAGATCCATCACAGGGGAACATCGTCAAGATCAACCAGTTGTCAAGACTTGCAGCCTCCTCTGGACAGATTTCAATCTTTGGAAATTTGTATCAGAACCAAATTGCAGGGACCATAGGTAAAACTGCACCTGCATTAAGTTTCAGTGAGCAGGTGGCACCATTGAACTTTGGAAGCAACACACATTATACAGCGATGCCGATTGGTAACTCTGATCTAGGAAGTTCTTCAAGCACCAGACCTTCATTGCCTAACCTTCAGATAGACAATTCCGGCATGCCAACCCAGATACTGAATGGTGAGGATGCAATTGGCAACCACCCTGAAGGTGGTACCATTAATCAGCAAGCTGTTGACGATCAAGTGATTAACAACAATGAGTTTCTTGTTGGATCAAGTGAGGTGCAGAATGGAGCAAGTGGTGACCTGGATGAATTTTTTGCTGACATGGTTGATGAA AATTTCATCAACAATGGTGATGCTTTCCCCTGTGGGGACTGGAACTTTGCCCCTTGA